One genomic region from Nocardia vinacea encodes:
- a CDS encoding alpha/beta hydrolase: MQRLELSSVDGIRLDFAVHHCTVEPPLGVVLLVHGITVDMDEGGGMFVRLAQQLVSQGFDVVRFSFRGHGASGGTQQGVTIAGECLDLQTAVTAVRERFAGQRMSIVAASFGAVSTALSLSRLDDLYRLVLWNPVLDLRRTFLVPELAWGEENFGAIGQKYLADNGFLLVDGEFQLGRVLFTEFARYQPLDDFHAADVPTLIVHGDHDTAVSYDVAAQAARSRSHTTLQTIAGSDHGFDSRAREDQAIRRPLTGCSNSRCCDGGEALATVCSDPTRRIRDRRGALHARVSEGIPYRDAQRGQHTIGEPVVIGDRSLLFN, encoded by the coding sequence GTGCAACGCCTCGAATTGAGTTCTGTGGACGGTATCCGGCTGGATTTCGCGGTCCACCACTGCACGGTCGAGCCCCCACTGGGAGTGGTGCTGTTGGTGCACGGCATCACGGTGGACATGGACGAGGGCGGGGGCATGTTCGTCCGGTTGGCGCAGCAGTTGGTGTCGCAGGGGTTCGATGTCGTGCGGTTCTCTTTCCGAGGGCACGGTGCGAGCGGTGGAACTCAGCAGGGGGTGACGATCGCCGGTGAATGCCTGGATCTGCAGACCGCAGTGACCGCGGTCCGCGAGCGATTCGCTGGGCAGCGAATGTCGATTGTGGCGGCGAGCTTCGGTGCCGTGTCGACGGCACTGTCGCTGTCGCGGCTTGACGATCTCTATCGGCTGGTGCTGTGGAACCCGGTGCTGGATCTGCGGCGCACTTTTCTGGTTCCGGAGTTGGCGTGGGGCGAGGAGAATTTCGGTGCGATTGGGCAAAAATATCTGGCCGACAACGGTTTTCTGCTCGTCGATGGTGAGTTCCAGCTCGGTCGTGTCCTGTTCACCGAGTTCGCGCGTTACCAGCCGCTGGATGACTTCCATGCCGCCGACGTGCCGACGCTGATCGTGCACGGCGACCACGACACGGCAGTGTCGTATGACGTCGCTGCCCAGGCCGCGCGATCACGATCACACACCACGCTGCAAACGATTGCCGGGTCGGACCACGGATTCGACTCCCGGGCACGCGAAGACCAAGCGATCAGACGACCGTTGACTGGCTGCTCGAACAGTCGATGTTGTGACGGGGGTGAAGCTCTCGCAACTGTATGCTCCGATCCGACTCGGCGAATCCGTGATCGTCGGGGAGCATTGCACGCTCGGGTATCCGAAGGAATCCCGTATCGAGACGCGCAACGCGGGCAGCACACGATCGGTGAACCTGTCGTGATCGGAGACCGCAGCCTGTTGTTCAACTAG
- a CDS encoding recombinase family protein: MTATTDQPDALALDGDALDPIGGGGGHVGYGRVSTKGQLLDRQIAALTAAGCQRIFTDKKSGKNAEREELWACLDYLRPGDILVVPSLDRLGRSLQQVRQLIREGAVRRTNAGLRVGLWLAVLPELRRRVRLQSRSRRLRRVADAEVVLGLGNSRLVVRCHRSCLCVPLLGVDCT; encoded by the coding sequence ATGACCGCGACGACCGACCAACCTGATGCGCTCGCGCTCGACGGCGACGCCCTCGATCCGATCGGCGGAGGCGGCGGCCACGTCGGCTACGGACGAGTGTCGACCAAAGGCCAGCTGCTCGACCGCCAGATCGCCGCCCTCACCGCGGCCGGATGCCAGCGGATCTTCACCGACAAGAAGTCCGGCAAGAACGCCGAGCGAGAGGAACTGTGGGCGTGCCTGGACTACCTGCGCCCCGGCGACATCTTGGTAGTGCCATCCCTGGATCGGCTCGGCCGCTCGCTGCAGCAGGTCAGGCAGCTGATTCGGGAAGGTGCCGTGCGGCGTACCAACGCAGGACTGCGTGTAGGGCTGTGGCTTGCTGTTTTGCCAGAGCTTCGCCGTCGGGTCCGTCTGCAGTCTCGATCTCGTAGGCTGCGTCGAGTGGCTGACGCTGAGGTCGTGCTCGGGTTGGGGAATTCTCGTCTGGTTGTGCGATGTCATCGGTCATGCTTGTGTGTCCCACTCCTCGGAGTGGATTGCACGTAG
- a CDS encoding galactose oxidase early set domain-containing protein has protein sequence MPWDPEPINSQILSVHAALVPGGMKGKVVMLGGSEHNPEQGGTDDQPADPDNVDRTVIYDVAARGDAVKIDSPTTDVFCSGHAFTADGRLLIAGGTESWGADGGDVGGPGGGHGHVHGNFGGHQACWMFNQDRETWDRVADLGFQVGPGKGGGRWYPTILTLPSGDLVAFGGHPSRRSEDWHENELPERYWSQANTWTWYPTPIHFEHPTLRGNWYPRATLVTGGLIFFTTKHNNECRLFDPNTGALTGPVMDPPGGMYDAGWDYSVIGLPLVPGDGYRTRVMAVNDVTPRFIELDLSAGASTPEWADAGDRTGTAEGKRRVFSCPVYLPTGQIFVSGGINDDLTPSGRDDDNAVKEPELFTPNIDWSNLEYRAGAVGEWDTIEEPAQKARNYHSVALLLPDGSVLVSGSNIDGQNGEPDETRAQLNIELYFPDYFDDPGRPTIATAPSLLTLDEADFTFTMGSAAEAASIRQVALIRCGSVTHAADFDQRFVALPFDVTAGTATITADLPRDASVLPPGYYMLWAVTEEGLPCETAQIVRVAHVSCDVVLDRSRFSEEEVLSFAPADADFPFAIYAMFDGYLAGELPTSLIPELEWADTNTPVAMSDIALTQEGGRWLEHLGRPEAAQRVTYPFTVEIRNPDIFDTFADKRTIRVTFRHETTSCTARFDLVKSPNPYMVDIDPVARNPHWLSTDIRTFRVRAGQMLLGDYDLTQGTGAGAPETFAKALIDKFRELPNDRAHPFYDLPTEGDAAAVDLAPFEGSARVYNYAVAKVRYRAVTTEATHVKVFFRLCTTAATGLEYNTDGVYRNTGTSADPVPALGLAGDEVASIPFFLSQRKNTVNGQAGATTMADQELAEHYEFQDIDPTAGQEVTAYFACWLDINEPDVKRFPLTPGTEHGPWADASAQPIQEFFRSPHQCLVAEIFFADDETNTGDTPGNSDNLSQRNLVLLHSDNPGAPFSHHVVHPFEVKPSAFRTFPDRVRPDELIVNWHNLPRASEVTLYFSNIDTRDIAGLAAFFRNSPAPFTVLDDKTLKCTVANHTWIPIPGGTGTNIPALLSVHLPDTVQSGELYRISIHQVEGASRRVIGSIAFDIPVSKAELLLDRELRTLSIMKHIGQTIPSTNRWYPIFLRYLAFLAARVDGLGGDSTTVHANPDGSGRPVRPKHPEHPCFDGDQLTDTFAKCCTSIAKVLCSIPPACVVSRLCRRRKRESCQTRPG, from the coding sequence ATGCCTTGGGATCCGGAACCCATAAATTCGCAGATCCTGTCAGTTCATGCGGCGCTCGTGCCGGGAGGCATGAAAGGCAAGGTGGTGATGCTCGGCGGTTCCGAGCACAACCCAGAACAGGGAGGTACCGACGATCAGCCTGCTGACCCCGACAATGTCGACCGAACGGTAATCTACGACGTCGCCGCCCGCGGCGATGCCGTCAAGATCGATTCTCCAACCACCGACGTGTTCTGCTCCGGTCATGCCTTCACTGCCGACGGCAGGCTGCTCATCGCAGGGGGAACCGAGTCGTGGGGCGCGGACGGGGGCGACGTAGGCGGACCCGGCGGCGGGCATGGGCATGTACACGGCAACTTCGGCGGCCACCAAGCGTGTTGGATGTTCAATCAGGATCGCGAAACCTGGGATCGTGTCGCCGACCTCGGTTTCCAGGTGGGTCCCGGCAAGGGCGGTGGTCGTTGGTACCCGACGATCCTCACGTTGCCGTCCGGAGACCTCGTTGCGTTCGGTGGGCATCCGAGTCGACGCTCGGAGGACTGGCACGAGAACGAACTTCCGGAGCGGTACTGGTCGCAGGCGAATACCTGGACGTGGTATCCGACCCCGATCCATTTCGAGCACCCGACACTACGCGGGAACTGGTACCCGCGGGCCACGCTCGTCACCGGCGGGCTGATCTTCTTCACGACCAAGCACAACAACGAGTGTCGGCTGTTCGATCCGAATACGGGCGCTCTCACCGGGCCGGTCATGGACCCGCCCGGTGGGATGTACGACGCAGGATGGGACTACTCGGTCATCGGGCTGCCACTGGTCCCAGGCGACGGCTACCGAACCAGGGTGATGGCGGTCAACGACGTCACTCCCCGCTTCATCGAACTCGACCTCAGCGCGGGAGCGAGCACTCCCGAGTGGGCAGACGCAGGAGATCGAACCGGCACCGCCGAGGGTAAGCGCCGGGTGTTCTCGTGTCCGGTGTACCTGCCCACCGGCCAGATCTTCGTGTCCGGCGGGATCAACGACGATCTGACACCGAGTGGGCGCGACGACGACAACGCCGTCAAAGAACCCGAATTGTTCACGCCGAACATCGACTGGTCGAACCTCGAGTACCGGGCCGGGGCCGTGGGAGAGTGGGACACGATCGAAGAGCCGGCACAGAAGGCGCGCAACTACCACAGCGTTGCGCTCTTGCTCCCGGACGGCAGCGTCCTCGTTTCCGGTTCCAACATAGACGGACAGAATGGAGAGCCCGACGAAACAAGGGCACAGCTCAACATCGAACTCTACTTCCCCGACTACTTCGACGATCCCGGCCGACCGACGATCGCCACCGCACCATCGCTGCTCACCCTCGACGAGGCCGACTTCACCTTCACGATGGGATCTGCTGCCGAAGCGGCATCGATCCGCCAGGTCGCCCTCATTCGGTGCGGTTCTGTTACTCACGCAGCGGACTTCGACCAGCGGTTCGTAGCTCTTCCGTTCGACGTGACGGCCGGAACGGCGACAATCACAGCGGACCTACCCAGGGATGCATCCGTGCTACCACCCGGCTACTACATGCTCTGGGCCGTCACCGAAGAAGGCCTGCCGTGTGAGACCGCACAGATTGTCCGCGTCGCGCACGTTTCGTGCGACGTCGTGCTCGATCGAAGCAGATTTTCAGAGGAAGAGGTGCTCTCCTTCGCGCCGGCTGACGCCGACTTCCCGTTCGCCATCTACGCGATGTTCGACGGATACCTGGCGGGCGAGCTTCCCACCAGCCTGATCCCAGAACTGGAATGGGCCGACACCAACACTCCGGTTGCCATGTCGGACATCGCGCTCACCCAAGAAGGGGGTCGCTGGCTGGAACACCTGGGACGGCCCGAAGCCGCCCAGCGGGTCACCTACCCGTTCACAGTCGAGATCCGCAACCCCGACATCTTCGACACCTTCGCCGACAAACGGACCATCCGGGTCACCTTCCGGCATGAAACTACTTCCTGCACTGCGAGGTTCGACCTGGTGAAGAGTCCGAATCCGTACATGGTCGACATCGATCCGGTGGCGCGGAATCCACATTGGTTGAGCACCGACATCCGAACCTTCCGGGTGCGCGCCGGTCAGATGTTACTCGGCGACTACGACCTCACCCAAGGAACCGGTGCGGGCGCTCCGGAGACGTTCGCGAAGGCGCTCATCGACAAGTTCAGGGAGCTGCCGAACGACAGAGCCCATCCGTTTTACGACCTCCCGACGGAGGGCGACGCAGCGGCCGTGGACCTCGCGCCGTTCGAGGGCTCCGCTCGTGTGTACAACTACGCGGTCGCCAAGGTCCGATACCGAGCCGTCACCACCGAAGCGACACACGTGAAGGTGTTCTTCCGACTGTGCACGACGGCGGCGACCGGCCTGGAGTACAACACCGACGGTGTGTACCGGAATACAGGAACGAGTGCTGACCCGGTTCCCGCTCTCGGCCTGGCCGGCGACGAGGTCGCGAGCATTCCATTCTTCCTCAGCCAGCGAAAGAACACCGTGAATGGCCAGGCCGGCGCAACGACGATGGCAGACCAGGAACTGGCGGAGCACTATGAGTTCCAAGACATCGACCCGACAGCCGGCCAGGAAGTTACTGCCTATTTCGCGTGTTGGCTCGACATCAACGAGCCCGACGTCAAACGTTTCCCGCTCACGCCGGGCACCGAGCACGGGCCGTGGGCCGATGCATCGGCTCAACCGATCCAGGAGTTCTTCCGGAGCCCACACCAGTGCCTCGTCGCGGAGATCTTCTTCGCTGACGACGAGACCAACACCGGTGACACACCAGGGAACTCGGACAACCTGTCGCAGCGCAATCTGGTCCTGCTGCACTCTGACAACCCGGGTGCCCCGTTCTCGCACCACGTCGTGCATCCCTTCGAGGTCAAGCCGTCGGCGTTCCGGACGTTCCCCGACAGGGTCAGGCCTGATGAGCTCATCGTCAACTGGCACAACCTGCCACGCGCCAGCGAGGTGACTCTGTACTTCTCGAATATCGACACCAGGGACATTGCCGGTTTGGCGGCGTTCTTCCGCAACAGTCCGGCGCCTTTCACGGTCCTCGACGACAAGACGCTGAAATGCACGGTAGCCAATCACACCTGGATCCCGATTCCGGGTGGAACCGGAACCAACATCCCGGCCCTGCTCAGCGTCCACCTACCGGACACGGTGCAGTCAGGCGAGCTTTACAGGATCAGCATCCACCAGGTCGAGGGTGCAAGCCGTCGCGTGATCGGGTCGATCGCCTTCGACATCCCGGTGTCGAAGGCGGAGCTACTGCTCGATCGCGAACTTCGCACGCTGTCGATCATGAAACACATCGGGCAGACGATTCCCAGTACCAATCGGTGGTACCCGATCTTCCTCCGATACCTTGCCTTCCTGGCGGCTCGAGTCGACGGCCTCGGCGGCGACTCGACCACAGTGCATGCCAACCCGGACGGCAGCGGCAGACCCGTCCGCCCCAAACATCCGGAACATCCTTGCTTCGATGGCGATCAGCTCACCGACACGTTCGCGAAATGCTGTACAAGCATCGCGAAGGTCCTTTGCAGCATCCCGCCCGCCTGCGTCGTGTCGAGGTTGTGTCGCCGGCGGAAACGGGAGAGCTGTCAAACCAGGCCAGGTTGA
- a CDS encoding helix-turn-helix transcriptional regulator, translating to MYMTTGEVIRRIRKSIGMTQAELGELLNFSQPAISGLERGGPASHDVRVLRLDEEADVDRRNFFRAGALGGAGAAMVAANVPAHAASSGIKVGASDIAQITDSINQIHELDLVVGGDRLCHLAAGQARYVQQLLDSGSYNEDTGKALATATAEMMTAAGWVHYDADRRNAARRYYADAAQTSAATGDGIATSHALLNASIIDLDTDGLEGLPGRQPRPQDSVHLTQAAQDAARRSGGPKVRALTTLREAQALGAASDKPAMEKALSRAHRAYESGRGYDPDWVWLPEAEFNGLTGISYLGAGHYNQAVAYLQEAIAGTAQWPRERSVWQLELAHTHIKAGDAAYGCALLTANFNSISAVGPARLQRKLDAIATAVRPHAAVAEVKQFLGMRATIA from the coding sequence ATGTATATGACAACCGGCGAAGTCATCCGCCGGATTAGGAAATCTATCGGGATGACCCAGGCGGAGCTGGGAGAGTTGCTGAACTTCTCTCAGCCCGCAATCTCGGGCTTGGAGCGCGGCGGCCCCGCCTCACACGACGTCCGTGTCCTGCGACTCGACGAGGAGGCAGACGTGGACCGTCGCAACTTCTTCAGAGCAGGGGCACTCGGGGGCGCAGGCGCCGCCATGGTCGCGGCGAACGTGCCAGCCCACGCTGCGTCATCAGGGATAAAAGTCGGTGCCAGCGACATCGCTCAAATCACGGACAGTATCAACCAGATTCACGAGTTGGATCTCGTTGTTGGCGGTGACCGGCTGTGCCATCTGGCGGCTGGCCAGGCCCGCTACGTCCAGCAGCTGCTCGACAGCGGCAGCTACAACGAGGACACCGGCAAAGCGCTGGCCACGGCCACGGCCGAGATGATGACCGCCGCAGGATGGGTGCACTACGACGCGGATCGTAGAAACGCCGCCCGCCGCTACTATGCCGACGCAGCCCAGACTTCGGCTGCAACAGGCGACGGGATCGCCACATCGCACGCGTTGCTCAACGCCAGCATTATCGACCTGGATACCGACGGGCTGGAAGGACTTCCCGGCCGCCAGCCACGTCCGCAGGACTCAGTACATCTGACCCAGGCCGCGCAGGATGCCGCTCGTCGCAGCGGTGGCCCGAAGGTGCGCGCACTGACCACTCTTCGCGAGGCACAAGCTCTGGGTGCCGCTTCTGACAAGCCAGCGATGGAGAAAGCGCTTAGCCGGGCACACCGCGCGTACGAGTCCGGACGAGGATATGACCCCGATTGGGTATGGCTGCCCGAAGCGGAGTTCAACGGGCTGACCGGCATTTCGTACCTGGGAGCCGGTCACTACAACCAGGCCGTGGCTTATCTGCAGGAGGCTATTGCCGGTACAGCGCAATGGCCCCGTGAGCGAAGCGTGTGGCAGTTGGAGCTTGCCCACACCCACATCAAGGCTGGCGATGCTGCCTACGGCTGTGCGCTGCTTACGGCGAACTTCAACAGCATCAGCGCGGTTGGGCCCGCTCGATTACAACGCAAGTTGGATGCAATCGCGACTGCGGTACGGCCGCATGCCGCAGTTGCAGAGGTGAAGCAGTTCCTGGGGATGCGCGCAACAATCGCGTAA